One Desulforhopalus sp. DNA segment encodes these proteins:
- a CDS encoding conjugal transfer protein TraG N-terminal domain-containing protein, protein MKETPVKFPAILCLVFLVATIFYVTPAFAMDMEYYTYGGFGPITQAFTRLALIFSDAGYIGLFAVVTVMGFLAGAISWLVQVSNGGKATPLIWTVPVFFGIILYFGLFVPKGNITVYDPTLNRFQTIGGIPDAVVFTAGVLNKIERGLVEIIDTASAPDSEYSRGAGGIGFKTLESVRNSYIKDNHLRTSLIRYTKDCVTFELMRPGTTLSLDTLRNDTTDFLIELGKAVHPAIYTVYYDSAEPAGVTKTCTEAWNLIRPIFQNTTNYAEALRKTCGKASFDSGNALEYTTCKDLITSTLRFTTGNTVVPEKLIQQRQISEILYTFYYQDDVETAMLMEANRKITSQGVGIGIAMNEWIPIIKAIMTAIAIGMIPFLALFLPTPVVGKALSAMFGFFCFLTIWGITDAVVHTAAMDYAQYAFEEMRQSSLGVYSMAAFPSLSEKMLSMFGIIRSSGIMLASLFTMMLIKFGGHALAMMAGSLSGAVSGAGGQAGALMTPEGTSAAMSQQLKASGNLEGMPQHRFSNMASAEAFNSVHSPVGGYNSSMNARNALTQAGQIPQGTSDADYAEMKHNFNQQAGTEAGQASVSLGPDGQATQGKTNAVMPSGSTMAGTTFGAGGAGVQNLNGAWGKGSFTSDGHGGTNLTSASINGMSPMALAEQNAHINTEKAAHALGTNESWDKMRSQLQTDGHTSAESRAYSDKLANVAGSEWGRVLNDKSSFVNNLTQGQKEQLQAYGGGGAGVNIGIKADGGGRYIMTATGDEGKILSFSVDESTANSIKESMSSVRERAVSETFGDSKGLQFATNLASRIGATEAASYLKEASSMTRTTETTGADATTAFVGWYATDRYGSDSPENIDKAGAALNHMATGGSPGMNQLQSHQQRFLKSGNYTWGDGQAQADTTIDATRSEAGGRMANVQGQVGPGATVAGIRTDNINPGGFGGHPGDNHDPLVTPQEEGNVTLRDMEDLRDSRNKDFEEFRMLPKTGSAE, encoded by the coding sequence ATGAAAGAAACTCCTGTCAAATTCCCTGCCATTTTGTGTCTGGTATTTCTGGTTGCAACCATATTCTATGTCACTCCTGCCTTTGCTATGGACATGGAATACTATACCTACGGCGGTTTTGGCCCGATTACGCAAGCCTTTACCCGACTGGCCCTGATCTTCAGTGATGCCGGATATATTGGTTTATTTGCAGTAGTAACGGTTATGGGCTTTCTTGCAGGGGCCATATCTTGGCTTGTCCAGGTGTCCAATGGCGGGAAAGCCACCCCTTTAATCTGGACAGTACCTGTTTTCTTCGGGATAATTCTCTATTTTGGCCTGTTTGTTCCCAAGGGAAATATCACGGTTTATGACCCAACGCTCAATAGATTTCAGACTATTGGTGGAATCCCTGATGCTGTTGTCTTTACTGCCGGTGTACTGAACAAAATCGAAAGAGGGCTGGTTGAGATTATTGATACAGCTTCCGCTCCCGATTCAGAATACTCCAGAGGTGCTGGTGGCATAGGTTTCAAAACCTTGGAGTCGGTTAGAAACTCATACATCAAAGATAACCACCTCAGAACAAGTCTGATACGCTATACCAAGGATTGTGTGACTTTTGAACTGATGCGGCCTGGAACAACTTTATCTCTTGATACTCTCCGCAATGACACCACCGATTTCTTGATTGAACTTGGCAAGGCTGTACACCCTGCAATCTATACAGTTTATTATGATTCGGCTGAACCGGCAGGTGTAACAAAAACCTGTACCGAAGCATGGAACCTTATCCGGCCAATTTTTCAAAATACCACTAATTATGCGGAAGCACTCAGGAAGACATGCGGCAAGGCTTCTTTTGATTCGGGCAATGCTCTTGAATATACTACCTGTAAAGACCTCATAACCAGCACCTTGAGATTCACAACGGGGAATACGGTCGTACCGGAGAAGCTCATCCAGCAACGACAAATCTCAGAAATTCTTTATACTTTCTACTATCAGGATGATGTAGAAACTGCAATGCTCATGGAGGCAAACCGGAAGATCACCTCCCAAGGTGTTGGTATTGGTATTGCCATGAACGAATGGATACCGATTATCAAGGCGATCATGACTGCCATCGCCATTGGCATGATTCCGTTCTTGGCCTTATTCCTGCCGACACCCGTAGTCGGCAAGGCCCTTTCAGCCATGTTCGGATTTTTCTGTTTCCTCACCATCTGGGGCATCACTGATGCAGTGGTTCATACTGCGGCAATGGATTACGCACAATACGCCTTTGAAGAGATGCGCCAGTCATCATTAGGCGTTTATTCGATGGCTGCCTTTCCTTCATTATCTGAAAAGATGCTGAGCATGTTCGGCATTATCCGCTCGTCGGGTATCATGCTGGCAAGTCTCTTCACCATGATGCTGATTAAATTTGGTGGTCATGCCCTGGCAATGATGGCCGGGAGTTTGAGTGGTGCGGTAAGCGGAGCAGGTGGACAGGCCGGAGCCTTGATGACTCCGGAAGGCACCTCAGCGGCCATGAGCCAGCAGCTTAAAGCATCAGGGAATTTGGAAGGTATGCCACAGCATAGGTTTTCCAACATGGCCTCGGCAGAGGCTTTCAATAGTGTCCATAGTCCGGTTGGTGGGTACAATTCCTCTATGAACGCCAGGAACGCCTTGACACAAGCAGGGCAAATTCCACAAGGGACTTCGGATGCCGACTATGCAGAGATGAAGCATAACTTTAACCAACAGGCAGGAACAGAAGCCGGTCAAGCATCGGTTTCCCTTGGCCCTGACGGACAAGCGACCCAGGGCAAAACGAATGCTGTTATGCCAAGTGGTTCTACTATGGCAGGTACAACCTTCGGGGCCGGTGGGGCAGGTGTACAGAATCTTAACGGCGCATGGGGGAAAGGTAGTTTTACTTCGGACGGTCATGGCGGCACCAATCTCACCTCTGCCAGTATAAATGGGATGTCTCCCATGGCTCTTGCAGAACAGAACGCACATATCAATACAGAAAAAGCAGCTCATGCCCTTGGTACGAATGAGAGTTGGGACAAGATGAGGAGCCAGCTGCAAACTGATGGTCATACCAGTGCCGAGTCCCGTGCCTATAGTGATAAATTGGCTAACGTTGCCGGGTCGGAATGGGGAAGGGTACTCAATGATAAATCCAGTTTCGTTAATAATTTGACTCAAGGTCAAAAAGAACAATTACAAGCCTATGGGGGTGGAGGCGCTGGAGTAAATATTGGAATAAAAGCAGACGGAGGTGGCAGATATATTATGACAGCGACCGGCGACGAAGGTAAAATATTGTCGTTTTCGGTCGATGAATCGACAGCTAATTCAATAAAAGAGAGTATGAGCAGTGTTCGTGAAAGAGCTGTCTCTGAAACCTTTGGGGATAGTAAGGGGCTTCAATTTGCAACAAATTTAGCAAGCAGGATTGGTGCGACCGAAGCAGCTTCATATCTGAAAGAGGCCAGCAGTATGACCCGTACAACTGAAACTACAGGGGCCGATGCTACAACTGCCTTTGTTGGTTGGTATGCAACTGATCGCTACGGGTCCGACAGCCCTGAAAATATAGACAAAGCTGGTGCCGCCCTTAATCACATGGCAACAGGCGGGTCGCCTGGCATGAATCAATTACAAAGCCATCAACAAAGATTCCTTAAAAGTGGAAATTATACTTGGGGTGACGGACAAGCTCAGGCGGATACTACCATTGATGCAACCAGAAGTGAGGCCGGCGGAAGAATGGCAAATGTTCAAGGCCAGGTAGGGCCAGGGGCAACTGTCGCTGGTATCCGAACGGATAATATTAATCCGGGAGGTTTCGGTGGCCACCCTGGCGATAATCATGATCCTTTAGTAACTCCACAAGAAGAAGGCAATGTAACTCTTAGAGACATGGAAGATCTTCGAGATTCACGTAATAAAGATTTTGAAGAATTCAGAATGCTGCCTAAAACAGGATCGGCTGAATAG
- a CDS encoding DUF6035 family protein: MASFIYLQSAKIQDIFDSHAGLELDAAEFVGNDERALKLRTSLRQDIERGEARYVCPICYQPIYLCSNPGKTGQYFAHRDSENNCPKLEKQNASQDIIRAIKYNGAKESHAHLETKRLLIDSLNADPNFSGAEEEKVWKSKNEDGKFRRPDVQAIYHSPKGDLRIAFEVQLSTTFLSEIVQRSEFYLNDGALLIWVFRRFVEKGPKLTQLDIFYPNNLNAFVINEKTRDISIETGQLHLRCHWAEPIISNSNIDQRLFEQIIPFKSLTLNQSRQQTYFFDYDTAKLIVQKDIKFKILQDLGNQLKNHCKFRSWEYDDPIIKKLKHLFAEHGYHIPKSTAKFHRLLKSLYSLEVGQPIGSGFNNLVELGHKLYTASPGDLFFFFAASNAYNRRDELLDHGNAEKWKRKKSEVWKEIVENPSSKFQWNEDFSDFVFLLFPEVKAAFDQLVAQVRSERESKALWPNLKTNG, from the coding sequence ATGGCTTCATTCATTTACCTACAAAGTGCCAAAATCCAGGATATCTTTGATTCCCACGCAGGTCTAGAACTTGACGCCGCAGAATTCGTCGGCAATGATGAACGAGCTCTGAAACTCAGGACGAGTCTACGTCAAGATATTGAACGTGGTGAGGCCAGATACGTTTGCCCTATTTGCTACCAGCCTATTTACCTTTGCTCAAATCCTGGGAAAACAGGTCAATACTTTGCTCATCGTGATTCTGAAAATAATTGTCCAAAGTTGGAGAAACAAAATGCCAGCCAGGATATTATTAGAGCTATCAAATATAACGGAGCCAAAGAAAGTCATGCACATCTTGAAACCAAAAGACTATTGATTGATAGCTTAAACGCTGATCCGAATTTTTCAGGAGCCGAAGAGGAGAAAGTCTGGAAAAGCAAGAATGAGGATGGAAAATTCCGTCGCCCAGATGTCCAGGCAATATACCACAGCCCAAAAGGTGATTTGCGAATAGCTTTTGAGGTACAGCTATCAACTACGTTTCTTTCAGAGATCGTTCAAAGAAGCGAATTTTATCTCAATGACGGGGCACTGCTGATTTGGGTTTTTCGGCGGTTTGTGGAGAAAGGCCCAAAACTTACTCAGTTAGATATTTTCTATCCCAATAATTTGAATGCGTTCGTGATTAATGAGAAAACACGAGATATTTCAATTGAAACTGGACAATTGCATCTACGTTGTCACTGGGCAGAACCGATCATCAGCAACTCAAATATTGATCAGCGGTTGTTTGAACAAATAATTCCTTTTAAATCTTTAACCCTCAACCAAAGTAGACAGCAAACGTACTTTTTTGACTATGACACAGCAAAACTGATTGTACAGAAAGATATTAAGTTCAAGATACTTCAGGATCTCGGCAACCAACTAAAAAATCATTGCAAATTCAGGTCATGGGAATATGACGATCCCATTATAAAAAAGCTCAAGCACCTTTTTGCAGAGCATGGATACCATATCCCTAAGTCAACAGCGAAATTCCATCGGTTATTAAAATCATTGTATTCTCTTGAAGTAGGGCAGCCTATTGGATCAGGATTCAATAATCTTGTCGAACTTGGTCACAAACTTTACACAGCGTCACCCGGCGATTTATTTTTCTTTTTTGCTGCTAGCAATGCCTATAATCGAAGAGATGAGCTATTGGATCATGGCAATGCTGAGAAATGGAAGAGAAAAAAGAGTGAAGTTTGGAAAGAAATAGTAGAGAATCCATCATCTAAATTTCAATGGAACGAAGATTTTTCTGACTTCGTATTTCTTCTATTCCCTGAAGTGAAGGCTGCATTTGATCAATTAGTCGCCCAAGTAAGAAGTGAACGAGAATCGAAAGCCCTCTGGCCAAATCTTAAAACCAATGGGTGA
- a CDS encoding toll/interleukin-1 receptor domain-containing protein has product MAKLFFSYSHKDEELRNELETHLALLKRQGVISSWHDRRITAGSDFDQTINSELESSQIVLLLVSAHFLASDYCYEKEMTRAIEKHEDGSSVVIPVILHPCDWHSGPFGHLRATPTDGKPVSMYANQHEAFAIIAKDVRDAANAIPVPVETPKDEQSPVRFQTNVPKGDRSSNLRIKRKFDDHEHDEFLENSYEYMARYFEGSLQEISARNTHINTRFKRLSETSFAASVYESGKRTAQCSIYYGQGILGSPGIAYSQSGEVQRNSFNESLSVVDDGYTLQLKPLGMQLFDNRREEALSQQGAAEYYWSMFIRPLQE; this is encoded by the coding sequence ATGGCAAAGCTGTTCTTTTCTTATTCGCACAAGGATGAGGAGCTACGAAACGAGTTGGAAACTCACTTGGCGCTGCTGAAACGTCAAGGAGTTATATCCTCCTGGCATGATCGGCGTATTACTGCTGGCAGCGATTTTGATCAAACAATTAACTCCGAGCTTGAATCCTCTCAAATTGTCCTTCTTCTCGTCAGCGCCCACTTTCTCGCATCTGACTATTGCTATGAAAAGGAAATGACGCGTGCGATTGAAAAACATGAAGACGGAAGCTCAGTTGTGATACCAGTGATTTTGCATCCCTGTGATTGGCACTCTGGGCCATTCGGTCATTTGAGAGCTACGCCGACTGATGGGAAACCAGTTTCTATGTATGCCAATCAACATGAGGCCTTTGCCATTATTGCTAAAGATGTTCGCGATGCTGCAAACGCAATCCCTGTACCGGTTGAAACCCCGAAGGACGAACAGTCTCCTGTAAGGTTTCAAACAAATGTTCCCAAGGGCGATCGTTCAAGCAATCTAAGAATCAAACGGAAATTTGATGATCATGAACACGATGAATTTTTGGAAAATAGCTACGAGTACATGGCGCGATATTTCGAAGGATCTCTTCAGGAAATCTCAGCACGAAATACGCATATAAACACTAGATTTAAACGATTAAGTGAGACTAGTTTCGCGGCGTCCGTCTATGAAAGTGGTAAGCGAACTGCACAATGTTCTATATATTATGGTCAGGGTATTCTCGGCTCTCCGGGAATAGCTTACTCACAGTCCGGGGAGGTTCAGCGAAACAGTTTCAATGAATCACTTAGTGTTGTGGATGATGGGTACACACTACAGCTCAAACCTTTGGGTATGCAACTGTTTGACAATCGTCGTGAGGAGGCCTTGTCGCAACAAGGGGCTGCTGAATATTATTGGAGCATGTTTATTAGACCATTACAGGAATAA
- a CDS encoding WYL domain-containing protein has translation MRWSTKKRLEFIESRLFWDGKISRKDLTEYFDVSIPQATKDIKKYSEIAPTNIQYDSSAKHYVAGNRFLPVLATLEGESYFSHLIVSGLDKSPGEFFCGRVPQSYQLPLLARAIDSQILKQILKSMHGSESIEIEYQSMNTPDPTTRWISPHAFGFDGLRWHVRGLCHKDKMYKDFVLSRIISVGDSKIFPHGHLNDFLWHNNLVFKIAAHKDLSPGQKKSIECEFNMVNGEVAIEIKAAFHFYLKQRLGLHKENESISGKKQQIILINREEIETKLALLREIESSRIKELSFY, from the coding sequence ATGAGATGGAGTACAAAGAAACGACTGGAATTTATCGAGTCGCGACTATTTTGGGATGGTAAGATCAGCAGGAAAGATTTGACGGAATATTTCGATGTATCTATCCCTCAAGCAACGAAAGATATAAAGAAATACAGCGAGATAGCGCCAACAAACATCCAATACGATAGCAGTGCAAAACATTATGTGGCTGGGAACAGATTTCTTCCGGTATTGGCTACGCTAGAAGGAGAGTCATATTTTTCTCATCTCATAGTATCTGGTCTGGACAAATCCCCTGGAGAATTCTTTTGCGGTAGAGTCCCTCAATCATATCAACTGCCACTTTTAGCAAGAGCTATCGACTCCCAGATATTAAAGCAAATTCTTAAAAGCATGCATGGGAGTGAGTCAATAGAAATTGAATATCAATCGATGAATACGCCTGATCCAACAACACGATGGATTTCACCACATGCTTTTGGATTTGATGGTCTTAGATGGCATGTAAGGGGATTGTGCCACAAAGATAAAATGTATAAAGACTTTGTCTTAAGCAGGATAATTTCTGTTGGAGACAGCAAAATATTTCCGCACGGACATTTAAATGATTTTCTATGGCACAATAATTTAGTGTTCAAGATTGCAGCCCATAAAGATCTTTCTCCAGGTCAAAAAAAGAGCATTGAATGTGAATTCAATATGGTCAACGGAGAAGTGGCCATTGAAATAAAAGCTGCTTTTCATTTCTACTTGAAACAGCGACTAGGTCTTCATAAAGAAAATGAATCGATTTCTGGGAAAAAACAACAAATTATCCTCATAAATCGTGAAGAAATTGAAACAAAGCTTGCTCTTCTGCGCGAGATTGAATCTTCTAGGATCAAAGAGCTTTCCTTTTATTAA
- a CDS encoding type I restriction-modification system subunit M, which translates to MSRKNGNNYSVDLDIGTLSGHLWEAANILRGPVDAADFKTYIFPLLFFKRLSDVYDEEYTVALEESGGDVEFAQFPENHRFQVQEGCHWKDVRAKSANIGHALQKAMRCIEQANPDTLHGIFGDAQWTNKDRLSDALLKDLIEHFSSLSLGNEHCKADILGQSYEYLIKKFADLTNKKAGEFYTPRSVVALMVRILAPKAGETIYDPACGTGGMLLEALHHVKEHGGDENLMLGKLYGQEKNLTTSSIARMNLFLHGAEDFHIERGDTLRLPAFYSGDSLATFDCVIANPPFSLEKWGDDVWINDPYGRNFAGLPPAKSGDFAWVQHMTKSMARKTGRMAVVLPHGVLFRMSKEGEIRRKLLEMDILETVIGLGQNIFYGTGLAPCVLVFRDSKPKAHRQKVLFIDASKELKTGRAQNELLPEHVDNIHRWYEAYQDAEGICRVVTLDEIRENDFNLNIPRYVEPVIEEESMTINQAIANLKESLQAAYAAEDRLKELLLREGLL; encoded by the coding sequence ATGAGCAGAAAGAACGGAAACAACTATTCGGTCGATCTGGATATCGGGACCCTCTCGGGGCATCTCTGGGAGGCCGCCAATATCTTGCGCGGTCCTGTCGATGCGGCTGACTTCAAGACCTACATTTTCCCGCTGCTGTTCTTCAAGCGACTCTCTGACGTCTACGACGAGGAGTATACAGTCGCGCTGGAAGAGTCCGGCGGGGATGTAGAGTTCGCCCAGTTCCCCGAGAACCACCGTTTCCAGGTTCAAGAGGGCTGTCACTGGAAGGATGTCCGGGCCAAGAGTGCCAATATCGGCCATGCGCTCCAAAAGGCTATGCGCTGTATCGAGCAAGCCAACCCGGATACCCTGCACGGCATTTTCGGTGACGCCCAGTGGACCAACAAGGACCGCCTTTCCGACGCGCTGCTCAAGGATCTAATTGAACACTTCTCGTCGCTCAGCCTCGGCAATGAGCACTGCAAGGCTGACATCCTCGGCCAATCCTACGAATACCTGATCAAGAAATTTGCTGACCTTACCAATAAGAAGGCCGGTGAGTTCTATACCCCACGCTCCGTGGTCGCGCTGATGGTCCGCATCCTTGCGCCCAAGGCCGGGGAAACCATCTATGACCCGGCCTGCGGGACCGGCGGCATGCTCCTCGAGGCCCTGCACCATGTCAAAGAGCATGGCGGTGACGAGAACCTCATGCTGGGCAAGCTTTATGGCCAGGAAAAGAATCTGACCACATCCTCCATCGCCCGGATGAACCTCTTTCTTCACGGCGCGGAAGATTTCCATATCGAACGCGGCGACACGCTGCGATTGCCCGCCTTTTATTCGGGAGACAGCCTCGCCACCTTTGATTGCGTCATCGCCAATCCTCCCTTCTCCCTGGAAAAGTGGGGGGATGACGTCTGGATCAACGACCCTTACGGCCGCAACTTCGCGGGGCTCCCGCCAGCCAAGTCCGGAGACTTCGCCTGGGTTCAGCACATGACCAAGTCCATGGCCCGCAAGACCGGCCGCATGGCCGTGGTGCTTCCCCATGGCGTGCTCTTCCGTATGTCCAAGGAAGGCGAGATCCGGCGCAAGCTGCTGGAAATGGATATCCTCGAAACGGTAATCGGCCTTGGTCAGAACATCTTTTATGGCACCGGCCTCGCGCCTTGCGTGCTGGTCTTCAGGGACAGCAAACCAAAGGCCCATCGCCAGAAGGTGCTGTTTATCGACGCCTCGAAAGAACTCAAGACCGGTCGTGCTCAGAACGAACTGTTACCCGAGCACGTGGACAACATCCATCGCTGGTACGAGGCCTATCAGGATGCCGAAGGGATCTGCCGGGTAGTCACGCTCGACGAAATCCGCGAGAACGATTTCAACCTGAACATCCCTCGCTACGTGGAGCCGGTGATCGAGGAAGAATCCATGACCATCAATCAGGCCATCGCCAACCTCAAGGAGTCGTTGCAGGCAGCGTATGCGGCCGAGGATCGCCTGAAGGAACTGCTGCTCAGAGAGGGCCTGTTATGA